The proteins below come from a single Natranaerofaba carboxydovora genomic window:
- the xerA gene encoding site-specific tyrosine recombinase/integron integrase: MDNFKLETWKDVDHKMIRSYLAHLKDKSYSKTTVSRKLSSIRSFFKFYSREKNIENNPGRLVSTPKVNKKLPSFFTVKEIKWILDAPDNSPLGVRDRAMMELFYSTGLRISELWQLNIDSINFDEKSIKVMGKGNMEREVFLGSYAKKAIVRYLEEGRGQLLKRENETKALFLNKNGSRLSVRSIRRRVNKYIKKAALDNEVSPHSLRHTFATHLLNGGADIRAVQELLGHVNISTTQTYTHVTKDHLREVYKDFHPRA; this comes from the coding sequence ATGTAGATCACAAAATGATAAGAAGCTACTTAGCCCATCTAAAAGATAAAAGTTATAGTAAAACTACTGTGTCAAGAAAACTATCTTCGATAAGGTCTTTTTTTAAATTTTACTCAAGAGAAAAAAATATCGAGAATAACCCCGGACGGCTCGTATCTACTCCCAAGGTAAATAAAAAATTGCCGTCTTTTTTTACAGTAAAGGAAATTAAATGGATTTTAGACGCTCCGGATAATTCGCCCTTAGGGGTTAGGGATAGAGCAATGATGGAATTGTTTTACTCGACAGGACTTAGAATTAGTGAACTATGGCAGCTTAATATTGACAGTATTAATTTTGATGAAAAAAGCATAAAAGTAATGGGAAAAGGGAATATGGAAAGAGAAGTTTTTCTAGGAAGCTATGCAAAAAAAGCAATAGTGAGGTATCTAGAAGAAGGTAGAGGGCAATTATTAAAGAGAGAAAATGAAACAAAAGCTCTTTTTCTTAATAAAAATGGCAGTAGGCTATCTGTAAGAAGTATCAGAAGAAGGGTAAATAAATATATCAAAAAAGCTGCTCTAGATAATGAGGTATCCCCCCATAGTTTGAGACATACTTTTGCAACACATCTATTAAATGGGGGTGCTGATATAAGAGCAGTACAAGAGCTATTAGGACATGTGAACATTTCCACAACTCAAACATACACCCATGTTACTAAAGACCACTTAAGAGAAGTATACAAGGACTT